A part of Antechinus flavipes isolate AdamAnt ecotype Samford, QLD, Australia chromosome 6, AdamAnt_v2, whole genome shotgun sequence genomic DNA contains:
- the LOC127540721 gene encoding vomeronasal type-1 receptor 4-like: protein MQSNDDGPCILLMLRIIIGVFGNVLLLFLYGFNLVTGQRIRPIDPIFVNLFLSHIIMILFRGVPTAIQVCIQKIFLSDTECKIIVYLQRVARGHSLCNTCLLSVFQAVIISSNNSKWAKLKANAPKYIVPSCVFMWVLNLLVDVVVPLHVTGPGNNSFSDLKKNLGYCSIDWHAIKTSNLVMWKTLYDVVFLGFMAISSGYMVLFLFRHKRQVQHLHSTSANPIATPETRATKVILLLMITFVCSYSGSSIFIIVMEKSKATSQWVMYMYAFFNSFYSTVSPFVLISSDSQILSCNIFKRIKNSHTHSLKSQNKYI from the coding sequence ATGCAGTCTAACGATGATGGCCCCTGCATTTTGCTTATGCTTCGGATTATAATTGGAGTCTTTGGGAATGTTTTACTCCTTTTCTTGTATGGCTTTAATTTAGTcactggtcaaaggataagacCGATAGAtccaatttttgttaatttgttcctttcccATATTATAATGATTCTTTTCAGGGGAGTTCCCACAGCAATCCAAGTATGTATCCAGAAAATTTTCCTGAGTGACACTGAATGCAAAATCATTGTTTATCTGCAGAGAGTGGCCCGAGGACATTCACTTTGCAATACCTGCCTCCTGAGTGTCTTCCAGGCTGTCATCATCAGTTCCAATAACTCCAAATGGGCCAAGCTCAAAGCCAATGCCCCAAAATACATTGTTCCATCGTGTGTCTTCATGTGGGTACTCAATTTGTTGGTAGATGTAGTTGTGCCTTTACATGTGACTGGCCCTGGAAACAACTCGTTCAGTGACCTTAAGAAGAACCTAGGATACTGTTCAATAGACTGGCATGCCATAAAAACCTCTAATCTTGTTATGTGGAAGACCCTTTATGATGTGGTATTTCTGGGATTCATGGCCATTTCCAGTGGCTACATGGTGCTTTTTTTGTTCAGACACAAAAGGCAAGTCCAACACCTTCATAGCACTAGCGCCAATCCTATTGCCACCCCAGAAACCAGAGCCACTAAAGTAATCTTGTTGCTCATGATTACCTTTGTATGCTCTTATTCAGGTAGTTCGATCTTTATTATTGTAATGGAAAAATCTAAAGCTACAAGCCAGTgggttatgtatatgtatgcgttttttaattctttttactcAACAGTAAGTCCTTTTGTtttaatcagtagtgattcaCAGATCCTCAGTTGtaacattttcaaaagaataaaaaattctcATACCCATTCATTAAAATCTcagaacaaatatatttaa